In Syntrophorhabdus sp., the following are encoded in one genomic region:
- the tsaE gene encoding tRNA (adenosine(37)-N6)-threonylcarbamoyltransferase complex ATPase subunit type 1 TsaE — MGRTEYISKDPSETIDIGEMMGRVATAGEVYAIYGDLGAGKTQLVKGIARGLGVPDWEYVVSPSFTLMNVYEGSMTLCHVDLYRLEETDLADLNIEEFLAGGIVAVEWAERSRWWEGVTEVRIEISGEMERKIVIIKQEKPGSDAPGNGGNHP, encoded by the coding sequence ATGGGACGGACAGAGTATATATCGAAAGATCCCTCTGAAACGATAGACATCGGGGAAATGATGGGCCGCGTGGCCACGGCGGGTGAGGTCTACGCGATCTACGGCGACCTCGGAGCGGGAAAGACCCAGCTCGTCAAGGGCATCGCGCGGGGCCTTGGCGTCCCCGACTGGGAATACGTGGTAAGCCCCTCGTTTACGCTCATGAATGTGTACGAAGGCTCGATGACGCTTTGCCACGTGGATCTCTATCGCCTTGAAGAGACGGACCTTGCCGACCTCAATATCGAGGAGTTCCTTGCCGGCGGCATCGTCGCCGTCGAGTGGGCGGAGAGATCCCGCTGGTGGGAGGGAGTGACAGAGGTGCGCATAGAAATTAGTGGAGAAATGGAGCGAAAAATTGTTATTATCAAGCAGGAAAAACCGGGGTCGGACGCACCGGGCAACGGTGGCAATCACCCGTAA
- the acpS gene encoding holo-ACP synthase — protein MVGIDIVDIARIGGAIERHGERFLEKVFAPSEIARARERKRPQEYLAGRFAAKEAFMKASGERLTWRDIEVLSEKGRPFIIYRGKRYDGVSISHERSYAVSVVILSD, from the coding sequence ATGGTTGGAATAGATATCGTTGATATAGCGCGGATTGGCGGGGCGATCGAGAGGCACGGTGAGCGCTTTCTCGAGAAGGTCTTCGCGCCTTCGGAGATCGCCCGTGCGCGGGAGAGGAAACGGCCTCAGGAATACCTCGCCGGGAGGTTCGCCGCGAAGGAGGCCTTTATGAAGGCCAGCGGCGAGCGGCTCACCTGGCGGGACATCGAGGTGCTGAGCGAAAAAGGCAGGCCTTTCATCATATACCGGGGAAAGCGCTATGACGGGGTCAGCATCTCCCACGAGAGATCCTACGCGGTATCCGTCGTGATCTTGAGCGACTGA
- a CDS encoding flavodoxin family protein, with product MDTTTPTVLALIASPRALGNCETFAKEVSRNVPEGHRLRLVRLTSLKIERCRACYGCVMGNRCPIEDDMTLLLDEIARADAFIIASPVYYLGANASIKAILDRGFLFFDILGKTHGKPAVLLNFYGMPGRIGAAPQMLETLAAFLGLSVKASLSIKAALPGEALMNKANTVRAARLGKALFAPGKRKRTGGCPFCGCEIIRVVPKGFVCTVCHGSFTMGPRGRFVKGKEGGILGPPEHMLLHREWLRGMKERFNEKKREIMKTIVPYRDDGEWVEPPR from the coding sequence ATGGATACCACAACACCGACAGTTCTGGCACTCATTGCTTCACCGAGGGCCCTCGGCAACTGTGAGACCTTTGCCAAGGAGGTGTCCCGGAATGTTCCGGAAGGGCACAGACTGAGGCTTGTCAGGCTCACATCGTTAAAGATAGAAAGATGCCGGGCCTGCTATGGATGCGTCATGGGCAACAGGTGCCCCATTGAGGATGACATGACCCTCCTCCTCGATGAGATCGCCCGGGCCGACGCCTTTATCATCGCCTCTCCCGTCTACTACCTCGGAGCGAACGCGAGCATCAAGGCCATTCTCGACAGGGGTTTCCTCTTTTTCGACATACTGGGGAAGACCCACGGCAAACCGGCGGTTCTACTCAATTTCTACGGTATGCCGGGACGGATCGGGGCGGCGCCTCAGATGCTCGAGACCCTGGCGGCCTTTCTCGGACTTTCCGTGAAGGCGAGTCTTTCCATCAAGGCGGCGCTCCCCGGCGAGGCCCTCATGAACAAGGCAAACACCGTCCGGGCCGCCCGCCTGGGAAAGGCGCTCTTCGCACCGGGAAAGAGAAAGAGGACAGGTGGTTGCCCTTTCTGCGGCTGCGAGATAATCCGCGTCGTCCCGAAAGGCTTTGTCTGCACCGTCTGCCACGGCTCTTTCACCATGGGACCCCGGGGCCGTTTCGTCAAAGGGAAGGAGGGCGGTATCCTCGGGCCTCCCGAGCACATGCTCCTTCACCGCGAATGGCTGCGGGGCATGAAGGAACGCTTCAACGAGAAGAAAAGAGAGATAATGAAGACCATCGTTCCTTACAGGGACGACGGAGAGTGGGTGGAACCACCCCGGTAA
- a CDS encoding TIGR00159 family protein — translation MIPNIRWQDVLDIIVVAFIIYRIFVVIKGTRAIQLLLGLVIVMFAFAIAKRLELFTLSWIFNSFIGSIVFVVIVIFQDDLRRLLLALGRSPFFRKISYVKETLFLDELVNACLVMKKRTMGALVVVEREVGLEEFMEAGVRFDAEVNAELVVSIFQFASPLHDGALIIREGRIVSAGCVLPLTTADEIDKTLGTRHRAAIGITEVTDAVSIVVSEERGVISYAQHGQIHGNISTDELRKVLKEVLS, via the coding sequence ATGATACCCAACATCAGATGGCAGGACGTCCTCGACATCATCGTCGTCGCCTTCATCATCTACCGCATCTTCGTCGTCATAAAGGGAACGAGGGCAATACAGCTTCTTCTCGGCCTCGTCATCGTCATGTTCGCCTTCGCCATTGCAAAGAGACTGGAACTCTTCACCTTGAGCTGGATATTCAACAGCTTCATAGGCTCCATCGTGTTCGTCGTCATCGTCATATTCCAGGACGACCTGAGGAGGCTTCTTCTCGCCCTCGGGAGGAGCCCCTTCTTCCGGAAGATAAGCTATGTCAAGGAGACCCTCTTCCTCGACGAGCTCGTGAACGCCTGCCTCGTGATGAAGAAGCGCACCATGGGAGCCCTCGTTGTCGTCGAACGGGAGGTCGGGCTCGAGGAGTTCATGGAAGCGGGGGTACGCTTCGATGCCGAAGTGAACGCCGAGCTCGTCGTCAGCATCTTTCAGTTCGCGTCGCCGCTGCACGACGGAGCCCTGATAATCCGGGAAGGAAGGATCGTCTCTGCAGGATGCGTGCTTCCTCTGACGACGGCCGATGAGATCGACAAGACGCTGGGCACCCGCCACCGGGCGGCGATCGGCATCACCGAGGTCACCGATGCCGTCTCCATCGTCGTCTCCGAGGAGAGAGGTGTTATCTCTTACGCGCAGCACGGACAGATCCACGGGAATATCAGCACCGACGAGCTCAGGAAGGTACTCAAAGAGGTCTTGAGCTGA
- a CDS encoding NAD(P)H-hydrate dehydratase yields the protein MKVLSPKRMARYDEYAIKTWGIPSAVLMENAGRNTYRLMKERYLAGGEAIAVICGRGNNGGDGFVIARYALIDGFRVRVYLIGRKSDVKGDAALNMGLFESLSGEVVECVEKPKLVRTGIGEADLIVDAIFGTGLSKPVGGMEKTVIDAINSSGKPVIAVDIPSGIDGATGKALGNAVHALHTFTYAYPKLGQVLSPGADHCGALTVIDISIPPFIEKEIGFDGEIADGAMIRGFLKRRLPSSHKGSFGHAVVVAGSPGKTGAAHMASLAALKIGAGLVTLVIPESLNAILETKTTEVMTYPVTDDGRGFFTPGSFDEIAAFMEDKDVVIMGPGLSQNEGVMELARRMYREIDKPFVIDADGINAFRGHTPLLKKRGRKTVLTPHPGELARLIDRTPKEVNEDRTGAALTSARAWGVNVLLKGAASVLATPEGRMFLNPTGNPSLAKGGSGDILTGFIGGLASQGYSLTESTLFGAYLHGYMADTWVENHSDMDLLALDLVTGLGDAIEDIRNGTDRVYIERSL from the coding sequence ATGAAGGTCCTTTCACCGAAGAGGATGGCACGCTATGACGAATACGCCATCAAGACCTGGGGCATCCCCTCGGCGGTACTCATGGAGAACGCCGGAAGGAACACGTACCGGCTCATGAAGGAACGCTATCTCGCCGGCGGCGAGGCCATCGCCGTCATCTGCGGCCGCGGCAACAACGGCGGCGATGGGTTCGTCATCGCGCGCTATGCCCTGATCGACGGCTTCCGGGTACGCGTGTACCTCATCGGGAGGAAGTCAGACGTGAAGGGTGACGCGGCACTCAACATGGGACTCTTCGAATCCCTCTCGGGCGAGGTCGTTGAGTGTGTGGAAAAACCGAAGCTCGTCAGGACGGGCATCGGTGAGGCGGACCTCATCGTTGACGCCATCTTCGGCACGGGTCTGTCGAAACCCGTGGGCGGAATGGAAAAGACCGTCATCGACGCGATCAACTCCTCGGGAAAGCCCGTCATCGCCGTCGACATCCCCTCCGGCATCGACGGGGCCACGGGCAAGGCCCTGGGAAACGCCGTTCACGCCCTTCACACCTTCACCTACGCCTACCCCAAGCTTGGCCAGGTATTGAGTCCCGGCGCCGACCACTGCGGCGCCCTCACCGTCATCGACATATCAATACCTCCCTTCATCGAGAAGGAGATCGGCTTCGACGGGGAGATAGCCGACGGCGCCATGATACGGGGCTTCCTCAAAAGACGCCTCCCCTCTTCACACAAGGGGAGTTTCGGCCATGCCGTCGTCGTCGCCGGGTCGCCGGGGAAAACTGGGGCGGCGCACATGGCATCGCTTGCCGCCCTCAAGATCGGTGCCGGACTTGTCACGCTCGTCATCCCCGAGTCATTGAACGCCATACTGGAGACAAAGACAACGGAGGTCATGACATACCCCGTTACCGACGACGGCAGGGGCTTCTTCACCCCCGGCTCCTTCGATGAGATAGCCGCGTTCATGGAAGACAAGGACGTGGTCATCATGGGTCCCGGCCTTTCCCAGAACGAAGGCGTCATGGAACTGGCCCGAAGGATGTACAGGGAGATCGACAAACCCTTCGTCATAGACGCCGACGGGATCAACGCCTTCCGGGGGCACACGCCGCTCCTGAAAAAGAGGGGAAGAAAGACCGTCCTGACGCCGCATCCGGGCGAGCTCGCCCGCCTCATCGACAGGACCCCGAAGGAGGTGAACGAGGACCGGACGGGCGCCGCCCTCACCTCGGCCCGCGCGTGGGGCGTGAATGTCCTCCTCAAAGGTGCCGCGAGCGTTCTCGCCACACCCGAAGGCCGGATGTTCCTCAACCCCACGGGGAACCCTTCCCTCGCGAAAGGAGGAAGCGGCGATATCCTGACGGGCTTTATCGGCGGACTTGCCTCCCAGGGCTACAGCCTGACGGAAAGCACTCTCTTCGGGGCGTATCTCCACGGGTATATGGCCGACACCTGGGTGGAGAACCATTCCGACATGGACCTTCTCGCCCTTGATCTCGTGACGGGACTGGGCGATGCGATCGAGGATATCCGCAATGGGACGGACAGAGTATATATCGAAAGATCCCTCTGA
- the folP gene encoding dihydropteroate synthase, with protein MLSSEIPMARALRRKTTPVIMGILNVTPDSFSDGGKYRSVEEALDHARLMIDEGAEIIDIGGESTRPFSEPVAEKEELHRVIPVIERLHDIPGAFISVDTYKANVAREALKAGADMVNDISGLTHDDAMAGVIAEYDAHAVIMHIRGTPRNMQENPRYDDVIGEIRGFLHERVEYAVRSGVDREKIIVDPGIGFGKRVEDNLRILKMLAAFKELGRPVLIGTSMKSFIGKLTDMPLEERVEGTLASLAVAIMNGADVLRVHDVRRANKVLKIVKAVMDA; from the coding sequence ATGCTATCATCAGAGATACCGATGGCGCGGGCGCTCCGGCGTAAGACAACCCCCGTCATCATGGGGATCCTCAACGTCACTCCCGACTCCTTTTCCGACGGGGGGAAATATCGGAGCGTGGAAGAGGCCCTCGACCACGCCCGGCTGATGATCGACGAAGGCGCGGAGATCATCGACATCGGCGGGGAATCGACCCGGCCCTTTTCAGAACCTGTTGCCGAAAAAGAAGAGCTCCATCGGGTAATACCTGTTATAGAGAGGCTTCACGACATACCCGGCGCGTTCATATCCGTGGACACCTACAAGGCGAACGTGGCCCGGGAAGCCCTCAAGGCGGGGGCCGATATGGTAAACGACATCAGCGGTCTCACCCACGACGACGCCATGGCCGGGGTCATTGCCGAGTATGACGCCCACGCGGTCATCATGCATATCAGGGGCACGCCACGGAACATGCAGGAGAACCCCCGATACGACGACGTTATCGGCGAGATCAGGGGATTCCTCCACGAACGCGTCGAATACGCGGTGCGAAGCGGTGTTGACAGGGAGAAGATCATTGTCGATCCGGGCATCGGTTTCGGGAAACGGGTGGAGGACAACCTGCGCATCCTCAAGATGCTCGCAGCCTTCAAGGAACTGGGCAGACCTGTCCTTATCGGCACCTCGATGAAGTCCTTCATAGGAAAGCTCACGGACATGCCCCTCGAAGAGAGGGTGGAAGGGACCCTGGCAAGCCTTGCCGTCGCGATCATGAACGGGGCCGATGTGCTGAGGGTCCATGACGTGAGGCGGGCAAACAAGGTCCTCAAGATCGTGAAGGCGGTAATGGACGCATGA
- a CDS encoding aspartate kinase: MLVVQKYGGTSVRDVQRIQNVARRAIEYKGRGMDVIVVVSAMSGETDRLLNLAHEIAKFPDEREVDVLISTGEQVTSALLAITLREMGHKAVSLLADQIRIISDSSYGTARIASIEDVKLRDEIKEGNIIVVPGFQGVDGAGNITTLGRGGSDTTAVALAAALKADLCEIYTDVDGVYTTDPNICEKAKRLDKISYDEMLEMASLGAKVLQIRSVELAQKYNVPILVKSSLVEGKGTLVCKEDMVMMEKVVISGITYNKNETKITINKVPDKPGVASKIFSALSAANIVVDMIVQNVSHESYNDITFTVVKADGKKAFKITEEIGSEIGAKVAMDEDMAKVSIVGLGMRSHSGVASRMFTLLADEGINIELISTSEIKISCVIESKYGELAVRALHKGFGLDAEDITEES; the protein is encoded by the coding sequence ATGCTCGTTGTTCAGAAATATGGCGGCACGTCGGTCAGGGACGTGCAGAGGATACAGAATGTGGCGAGGCGCGCCATCGAGTACAAGGGACGAGGCATGGACGTCATCGTTGTCGTCTCCGCCATGTCCGGCGAAACCGACAGGCTGCTCAACCTGGCACACGAGATAGCGAAATTCCCCGATGAAAGGGAAGTGGATGTGCTCATCTCCACGGGGGAGCAGGTCACATCAGCCCTTCTCGCCATAACCCTCCGTGAGATGGGCCACAAGGCCGTGTCTCTGCTTGCGGACCAGATAAGGATCATCAGCGACTCGAGCTACGGGACCGCCCGCATCGCCAGCATCGAGGACGTCAAGCTCCGGGACGAGATCAAGGAAGGCAACATCATCGTCGTGCCCGGGTTCCAGGGCGTCGACGGCGCGGGGAACATCACCACCCTGGGAAGGGGCGGTTCGGACACCACCGCCGTTGCCCTTGCGGCGGCCCTCAAGGCCGACCTGTGCGAGATCTACACCGACGTGGACGGTGTTTACACCACTGATCCCAACATCTGTGAAAAGGCGAAACGCCTTGACAAGATATCCTACGACGAGATGCTCGAAATGGCATCTCTGGGGGCGAAGGTCCTCCAGATACGCTCCGTGGAACTCGCACAGAAGTACAACGTCCCCATCCTCGTCAAGTCATCGCTCGTCGAGGGAAAGGGAACACTTGTCTGCAAGGAGGACATGGTCATGATGGAAAAGGTCGTCATTTCCGGTATCACCTACAATAAGAACGAAACGAAGATAACGATCAACAAGGTGCCCGACAAGCCCGGCGTCGCGTCGAAGATATTCAGCGCCCTGAGCGCGGCCAACATCGTCGTCGACATGATCGTCCAGAACGTCAGCCACGAGAGCTACAACGACATCACCTTCACGGTGGTGAAGGCAGACGGAAAGAAGGCGTTCAAGATCACCGAGGAGATAGGCTCCGAGATAGGGGCAAAGGTCGCAATGGACGAGGATATGGCCAAGGTTTCCATCGTGGGGCTGGGCATGCGTTCCCATTCCGGCGTCGCCTCCAGGATGTTCACGCTCCTTGCCGACGAAGGGATCAACATAGAGCTCATATCCACGTCGGAGATCAAGATATCCTGCGTTATCGAGAGCAAGTACGGCGAGCTGGCGGTACGGGCGCTCCACAAGGGATTCGGCCTTGACGCCGAGGACATCACGGAGGAGAGTTGA
- a CDS encoding ATP-dependent metallopeptidase FtsH/Yme1/Tma family protein → MSKATGQGPTNKSIITVLVIILLGLFVFQVYNKPKKNLESVAFSDFSEALRADRVASVLMQGRNITGTFKDGKEFKTFAPEDPDLVKTLREKNVKITAKPDEESGLWQSIFISWFPMLLLIGVWIFFMRQMQSGGGKAMAFGKSKARLFTGRDNKVTFHDVAGIDEAKEELQEVIDFLVDPKKFTKLGGRIPKGVLLVGPPGTGKTLLARAIAGEANVPFFTISGSDFVEMFVGVGASRVRDLFNQAKKNAPCIIFIDEIDAVGRHRGAGLGGGHDEREQTLNQLLVEMDGFESNEGVIVMSATNRPDVLDPALLRPGRFDRQIVVSTPDVKGREEILKVHTRKALIDENVDLSIIARGTPGFSGADLANLVNEAALIAARRDKKAVEMDDFEHAKDKVLMGVERRSMIIPLEERRLTAYHEAGHTLVAKMIPGTDPIHKVTIIPRGRALGLTQQLPIDERHTYSRDYLLNSISILLGGRVAEELVIGQLTTGAGNDIERATEIARKMVCEWGMSDKLGPLNYGKNEEHIFLGREIARHRDFSEQTAQGIDEELKALVGRCYSQARDIISRHISCLHALAKALLEKEVLDGLEIDAIIRDTDGAGAPA, encoded by the coding sequence ATGTCAAAAGCCACCGGTCAAGGACCCACAAACAAGAGCATCATCACCGTTCTGGTGATAATTCTGCTGGGACTTTTCGTCTTCCAGGTCTACAACAAGCCAAAGAAGAACCTGGAAAGCGTAGCCTTCAGCGACTTCTCGGAAGCCCTGCGCGCCGACAGGGTCGCCTCCGTCCTGATGCAGGGACGAAACATCACGGGAACATTCAAGGATGGCAAAGAGTTCAAGACCTTCGCACCCGAAGACCCCGATCTCGTCAAGACGCTTCGGGAGAAGAATGTGAAGATCACCGCCAAACCCGACGAGGAATCGGGATTGTGGCAGTCCATCTTCATATCCTGGTTTCCCATGCTCCTGCTCATCGGTGTCTGGATCTTCTTCATGCGCCAGATGCAGTCGGGAGGCGGCAAGGCCATGGCCTTCGGCAAGAGCAAGGCGCGGCTCTTCACCGGCCGCGACAACAAGGTGACCTTTCACGATGTGGCCGGGATCGACGAGGCAAAGGAAGAGCTCCAGGAGGTCATCGACTTCCTCGTGGACCCGAAAAAGTTCACGAAACTCGGCGGACGCATCCCCAAGGGGGTCCTTCTCGTGGGGCCTCCCGGCACCGGAAAGACTCTCCTTGCCCGCGCCATAGCGGGTGAGGCCAATGTGCCCTTCTTCACCATAAGCGGGTCCGATTTCGTCGAGATGTTCGTCGGCGTCGGCGCGTCACGCGTCCGCGACCTCTTTAACCAGGCGAAGAAGAACGCCCCCTGCATCATATTCATCGACGAGATCGACGCCGTGGGCAGACACCGCGGGGCGGGGCTCGGCGGAGGCCACGACGAGCGCGAGCAGACATTGAACCAGCTTCTCGTCGAGATGGACGGCTTCGAGTCCAACGAGGGCGTCATCGTCATGTCCGCCACCAACAGGCCCGATGTCCTCGATCCGGCCCTGCTTCGTCCCGGCCGTTTCGACAGACAGATCGTCGTTTCCACTCCCGATGTCAAAGGCAGGGAGGAGATCCTCAAGGTCCACACGCGCAAGGCCCTCATTGACGAGAACGTGGATCTTTCCATCATCGCACGGGGGACACCGGGGTTCTCCGGGGCCGATCTCGCCAACCTCGTTAACGAGGCCGCCCTCATCGCGGCGCGGCGGGACAAGAAGGCCGTCGAAATGGACGACTTCGAGCACGCCAAGGACAAGGTCCTCATGGGTGTCGAAAGACGCAGCATGATAATCCCCCTCGAGGAAAGACGGCTGACGGCTTATCACGAGGCCGGCCACACCCTCGTCGCGAAGATGATCCCCGGCACGGACCCCATCCACAAGGTCACGATCATCCCCAGAGGCAGGGCGCTGGGGCTCACCCAGCAGTTGCCCATCGACGAGCGCCACACCTATTCCCGGGATTATCTTCTCAACAGCATCTCCATCCTCCTCGGAGGGCGTGTCGCGGAAGAGCTCGTCATCGGCCAGCTCACGACGGGGGCGGGCAACGACATAGAACGCGCCACCGAGATCGCCCGGAAGATGGTCTGCGAATGGGGCATGAGCGACAAGCTGGGACCCCTCAACTACGGCAAGAACGAAGAACATATATTTTTGGGCAGGGAGATCGCCCGCCACCGGGATTTCAGTGAACAGACCGCGCAGGGCATAGACGAAGAGCTGAAGGCGCTTGTCGGCAGGTGCTACTCGCAGGCCAGAGACATCATTTCGAGACACATCAGCTGCCTGCACGCTCTGGCGAAGGCACTCCTCGAAAAGGAAGTCCTCGACGGCCTCGAGATCGATGCTATCATCAGAGATACCGATGGCGCGGGCGCTCCGGCGTAA
- a CDS encoding pyridoxine 5'-phosphate synthase: MPELMVNIDHVATLREARGIHYPDPVFAAGIAGMAGATGIIIHLREDRRHIKDRDLRILRDVVRTRLNLEMAATPEMTKIAVLTKPDMITLVPEKRQELTTEGGLDVIKFAAKIEKVIAAVRKRGIAVSLFIDPAEAQIKASAAIGADMIEIHTGAYADARTARMKRRELDKVIRSAVLGKELGLGVNAGHGLHYHNVREIAVIPQIDDLSIGHSIIARAIFVGLDRAVRDMIELIKTGDAK; the protein is encoded by the coding sequence ATGCCTGAACTCATGGTAAACATAGACCACGTGGCCACGCTACGGGAAGCACGGGGCATCCATTATCCCGATCCCGTTTTCGCGGCGGGTATCGCCGGGATGGCAGGGGCCACGGGTATCATCATACACCTGCGCGAGGACCGCAGGCACATAAAGGACCGCGACCTCCGAATCCTTCGCGACGTGGTGCGCACGAGGCTCAATCTCGAAATGGCGGCAACGCCGGAGATGACGAAGATAGCAGTCTTGACGAAACCCGACATGATCACCCTCGTTCCCGAGAAACGCCAGGAACTCACGACCGAGGGCGGCCTCGACGTGATCAAATTCGCGGCGAAGATCGAGAAGGTGATCGCCGCGGTCAGGAAGCGGGGCATAGCCGTCTCCCTCTTCATCGACCCCGCGGAGGCACAGATCAAGGCATCGGCCGCGATCGGCGCCGATATGATAGAGATCCACACGGGGGCCTACGCCGATGCGCGCACAGCGAGAATGAAAAGAAGAGAGCTCGACAAGGTGATCCGCTCGGCTGTCCTCGGCAAAGAGCTGGGGCTCGGCGTCAACGCCGGCCACGGGCTGCACTACCACAACGTGCGGGAGATCGCCGTGATCCCCCAGATAGACGACCTGTCGATCGGCCACAGCATAATAGCCCGCGCCATCTTCGTCGGCCTCGACAGGGCGGTAAGGGACATGATAGAACTGATAAAAACAGGAGACGCAAAATAA